Within the Populus trichocarpa isolate Nisqually-1 chromosome 14, P.trichocarpa_v4.1, whole genome shotgun sequence genome, the region ttaagttaaaaaactCAACATGAGTCAAATTTTGAGTTAATGGTTTCAATCCTGGGCCAAGTTAAATTAACAGAAACTAAGCCTTATGAGCAAAACACTATTGTTGTAAACACTGTTCATTGTCTCATAAATCACTGtagattataatagtaattttttaaaaaagatttaatttggcccttgatattttttcttgccTAATTGAGCCATTTTAAGCCCAAATTAGTActcaattgcattttttttggaagaaaaggtTGGATTGAAAGttaaaggaccaaaatgaaaatgatagGTAAAATAGGCAATGACTTTGAATTtcatacataaaatttatttttatcacttcTCTATTTTAGTTTATAAGTGACTGATCCTTTTAgttgttaaaaaatcattttttgtaCCAGAATTCATTACtttatctttcaattatttctcgtgagaaaagaaagaaagagagaagacaTCAAATTCTAGtgtaaagagagaaagtgaCCGCTAATGATGATTATAGcaaccaaaaaaattgaaaataatatcaatgaatttcttttcataaatatagttttacctaagtcttttgtttttttctccttgctCGAGGAGGCATGTCTGACTGTGAGAAAGTACTTGGGTTGATTTTTAAGCCATTTTGTTTTAGGTTCTTTAGGTTATGGACGAGTTTAGCAAGGTGTTtgagatatttttctaaatatttatgataaaaaaggtttttaagctaaaaaaactGAAGCCTTGTTTTTCCAGGGACTAAATGTTGTTGTATTTTGCAGAAAGCAGACAACACATCatgtgttgtattttttttaaaagaaaaacagtgCAGGCGATATCTTCTGCCccttttaataaattatgaaaaccaAAGACAGGCTCATGCACTCAAGTTGGGCTAGAAGCCCCACGcacttagttgttttttttttaatgtccagGCTCGTGCGAGTTGGCTccttttatgtgttttttttattttatatttgggttaaaaatttgataaaaaaatattattgaacacGACTGAGTCTATAAGTTAGCTCGcaagtttaataagttaattcGTAACATCCAGactatcactttttttttgtttaatgatttttttactcattatttttttaaatacaattttatcatttgttatcgatgatctatttttttttatttagctcaaacctaaaagaatataaattcaTCCTTTGTTATTAATGATGTACTTTTACTATATCAGCACCATGTGCctatcatgatttgttttacctttttaaaaaatatttgatataaaaaacttatcatgcattttattgttgtataattaaataaaaaataattttggataaaattttttattgaatttgatgatgtATATGACTTGTACTGCGAGTTTGATTGATTGACTCaattcatttaagttttttttttaaagtaaatattattttttaccgaTTTCATTCTCCGACGTTGAgttaatttgaaattgttttttttaatttgtgtttttttcaagattatccccataaaattttcaaatcaatctaTATTAATCCaggtaaattaaatattttttcatctcaatattagataaaaaatatttaaatcataattaaaatctaatttatttttaaaagatacttCACCACtacctgaattttatttttcttgtgtatttaaaagaaaacttacCCCGACTCGCAATCTTGCGCAGGCCAATGTAAGAGTTTAATAACTAAGTCTGGTCGTGGCAAAGGCACTCCAATTCGAAATACGACCATGCCATTTCCTACCCTGTTTTCCCCGCAATCAAACTAAAAGAacatctctctccctctctctctctctctctaaaaatgaCTTTTGTGTTTGGTTCCTAACAATAATTTACttagatttcaatttttttattgtaaattaattatcaatggtttttcttgtttgatgttGTAATTTCGAGAGAAGTAGAAATGACCAAAGAGAATCAATCGGAGAAGATGGTGAATGTTGTCAGGCGTCCATGcttctttgtgattttctctTCTAATTTAAGCTCAGAGCgactggtaatttttttttttcatttcacatgCTCCATTTCCCCCATAAATGAAATTCCCATATTTCTTTTTGGATTTCCTTTCATAGTTCCTTGAATCAAACTAGGGTTTAGAGCCGACTTGAGTTTCGGATTGTTACTCGTTggtgggaaaaaagaaaagagttcaTTTTCTGCTATTCAATGCATGCATTAGTTCttgctaatatttttcttttatgtgcaTGATTGTAGTAGTAGTTTTTTACTGGTTGAAGATTTTGGATTTGCTTGATATCAGTTTAATTACAGGATTAACGCAATCCAAATTGTTCACATGGCAGAGAATCCCTGTCAGTTTCATCAAGCATATGGAAGGGAAAACGCCGGGATTAGTTTCTTTGTTGGGCCCTAGTGGGGATGTTTGGACAGCTGACTTAACTCAGGAGAATGACGATGTGTTATTCAGTAATGGGTGGTCGGAATTTGTGAGAGATCATTTCTTGGAATGCGGTGACCTTTTGGTTTTTAGGTATCATGGCGAGTTGTGTTTCTCTGTGCAAGTGTTTGATCAAAGTGCGTGTGAGAAAGAGGCTGCGTTTCATTCCAAATGCAGCCAAGGTTGTAGTGAATTTTGTGGAAGTACagggaagaagagagaaagagaggaggagGCTGCATCATTAGAGAAAGATTTTGTTTGTGCACGGAAAAAGGTTAGAGAGGGCTCTTCTGAATTCCATTCAGCATACATAGAAAAGAACCGGGAAGCTCATATCAGCGCATGTGATGTGGGAGGGTGCCAGCATGATGGGGTCCTCACAACTGAAGAAAGTTTATCTCGTGAAACAAATCAATGTGGGAATCCAGCCAATTGTTTTGCCACTCCCTCTCAATCAAAAGCATGCTCTGAAAAGCAAGGTAAGAATGAAAACTTTCAGTCGTGGGTCCTTTGCAGATAAGAATCTGTTTCATCTTTTTTTGCGTTTCTGCTTGGAAGAGTAGGCCTGGGAGCCAACTATGTTTCTATCAAACTTTGGTTTGAATCCAAGtttgcattaaaaattaatggaaCTGAATACTATTATAGATATTTGCGCAAACATGTCTTATTCTGGTTCCTTtgtgatttcaaaaataattcaatgaaGTTAGATTTTCATGAAATGTCCAAACATCTTCCATGTCCTAATCAATGGGTTACTATGTCTTAAAACAGAGGTACCCATCTGGAAAAGATTTGGCAAAGATGATGACTTGAAGCTGCATGACAGAGGTCATATGTCAATTTTTTCAGAACGTGAGAAAAGAGTTGCTGAATCTTTTATCTCTTGCTTTCCGTACTTCGTGAGGATCATGAAACGGTTTAACGTCAGTGGTTCATACACTCTGGTAagctttttccttatttttatctttctggATTTTTGACTGCAAGACATCATTCTTAGATTCTGTATATTAATGTTCCTAGAGAATCACAGATTGGATTGGACCATGCTAGGACTCCTTCGCATCCATTTTGCATGTAGTCGAACAAAAACAGGGCATTTTCCTAATTATCTTTTGATGTCTGTTTCTATGCTGCAGAATATACCATATCAATTTTCAATGGCACATCTTCCTAATTGCAGAACAGAAATTATCCTTCGTACTATCAAAGGAGCGTGTTGGAGTGTGAATTCTGTACCAGCTACAAGAGTGCATACAAGCCATACCTTATGTGGAGGATGGATGGCCTTTGTTCGTAGCAATGACATCAATGTGGGAGatgtttgtatttttgaacttgTGCGCAAATATGAATTGCGTGTTTTTATTCTTCGAGTTGGAAAGGAGGGCCCAGATATGGAAACTGGAAAAGTAGTTTCTAACGGGGAAAACACTGGGTGTCATGCCATTGCACATAAAACTG harbors:
- the LOC18104959 gene encoding B3 domain-containing protein Os01g0723500 isoform X1, with the protein product MTKENQSEKMVNVVRRPCFFVIFSSNLSSERLRIPVSFIKHMEGKTPGLVSLLGPSGDVWTADLTQENDDVLFSNGWSEFVRDHFLECGDLLVFRYHGELCFSVQVFDQSACEKEAAFHSKCSQGCSEFCGSTGKKREREEEAASLEKDFVCARKKVREGSSEFHSAYIEKNREAHISACDVGGCQHDGVLTTEESLSRETNQCGNPANCFATPSQSKACSEKQEVPIWKRFGKDDDLKLHDRGHMSIFSEREKRVAESFISCFPYFVRIMKRFNVSGSYTLNIPYQFSMAHLPNCRTEIILRTIKGACWSVNSVPATRVHTSHTLCGGWMAFVRSNDINVGDVCIFELVRKYELRVFILRVGKEGPDMETGKVVSNGENTGCHAIAHKTESFPKKSRRNCLKVHSKLIKKAEICDKKEFEKSQATGILRHGNATKDSASAVLFSMSQTRDGKKQAPIQNGKGVEAEAGLRRLVALDEERAAKSFTSGFPNFVRIMRKFNVSGSYTLKIPHQFSAAYLPNCKTEVILCNLQGRCWTVNSLPDSKGRAVHTFCGGWMAFVRDNNIKIGDICMFELVGKCQMRVQISGVGHEVVNHQIGNPASNDLPLLAVPRNDPPS
- the LOC18104959 gene encoding B3 domain-containing protein Os01g0723500 isoform X2, with the translated sequence MEGKTPGLVSLLGPSGDVWTADLTQENDDVLFSNGWSEFVRDHFLECGDLLVFRYHGELCFSVQVFDQSACEKEAAFHSKCSQGCSEFCGSTGKKREREEEAASLEKDFVCARKKVREGSSEFHSAYIEKNREAHISACDVGGCQHDGVLTTEESLSRETNQCGNPANCFATPSQSKACSEKQEVPIWKRFGKDDDLKLHDRGHMSIFSEREKRVAESFISCFPYFVRIMKRFNVSGSYTLNIPYQFSMAHLPNCRTEIILRTIKGACWSVNSVPATRVHTSHTLCGGWMAFVRSNDINVGDVCIFELVRKYELRVFILRVGKEGPDMETGKVVSNGENTGCHAIAHKTESFPKKSRRNCLKVHSKLIKKAEICDKKEFEKSQATGILRHGNATKDSASAVLFSMSQTRDGKKQAPIQNGKGVEAEAGLRRLVALDEERAAKSFTSGFPNFVRIMRKFNVSGSYTLKIPHQFSAAYLPNCKTEVILCNLQGRCWTVNSLPDSKGRAVHTFCGGWMAFVRDNNIKIGDICMFELVGKCQMRVQISGVGHEVVNHQIGNPASNDLPLLAVPRNDPPS